One window of Thermacetogenium phaeum DSM 12270 genomic DNA carries:
- a CDS encoding phosphatidate cytidylyltransferase — protein sequence MEGFEEESLLLLRERVISTIIGIPVIFYLVYEGKILFLLFIIVLAILAQYELNRIFAGMGYRIPRFLPVSGSVLFPFLAFYAPNGRESNYILAAVTVFLLLHLMTLMFLFPRYKAGEIAASFLGGCYCSLLLSYLILIRKMDGYGFHYLLMVFILTWCCDIGAYISGRLRGRKALCPLVSPGKTLEGAVGGLFFCVLAAVSYHYFYPHLFSYPLMILIGVIIGGAVEIGDLVESSLKRLGKIKDSGDLIPGHGGVLDRFDGLLFSAPVAYICIKLLSL from the coding sequence TTGGAGGGCTTTGAGGAGGAGTCGCTGCTCTTGCTCCGGGAAAGAGTTATCAGCACCATCATCGGCATACCCGTTATTTTCTATTTGGTTTATGAAGGAAAAATCCTCTTCCTCTTGTTTATTATAGTTCTGGCAATTCTCGCCCAGTATGAGTTAAACCGGATCTTTGCCGGAATGGGTTATCGTATCCCCCGATTTTTGCCGGTAAGCGGCAGTGTCCTTTTCCCTTTTCTTGCCTTTTACGCCCCAAATGGACGAGAGAGCAACTATATCCTGGCAGCCGTGACGGTGTTTTTGCTGTTACATCTTATGACCCTGATGTTTCTTTTCCCGAGATACAAGGCAGGAGAAATCGCAGCGTCTTTTTTGGGAGGATGCTACTGCAGCCTCTTATTGAGCTACTTGATTCTGATCAGGAAGATGGATGGATACGGTTTTCATTATCTCTTGATGGTTTTCATTCTTACCTGGTGCTGTGACATTGGGGCTTACATAAGCGGTCGCCTGCGAGGGCGAAAGGCATTATGCCCTCTTGTAAGCCCGGGGAAGACCCTGGAGGGTGCTGTAGGGGGATTGTTTTTCTGTGTTCTTGCGGCCGTCTCGTATCACTATTTTTATCCACATCTCTTCTCCTATCCGCTGATGATCCTGATCGGCGTAATCATCGGGGGCGCTGTGGAAATAGGTGACCTGGTGGAATCATCCCTAAAACGGCTGGGAAAGATTAAGGATTCCGGGGATCTCATTCCGGGACACGGGGGGGTTCTGGACCGCTTCGATGGTCTTCTCTTCAGCGCTCCTGTGGCATATATTTGCATTAAATTGTTATCCTTATAA
- the ytvI gene encoding sporulation integral membrane protein YtvI yields MERALLLLLRTATILLTVAGVYFFVRYFWPLVSGMIATGIKIILPFVVAYIVAAVLNPVVVYLERRLRLPRTPGTLLTLAVFLIILGGAIYLLFSNLIQELLDLSQNLGTLSQDLSSWRFNLLLQQLQLLLARLNLPADFIRETGEDLLEILKNFVTVFSRQIFYLVTALPQYFILLVVTVIASFFFTRDYEVIKTNFFKFVPDHWQGGIRRVGKGLHKALFGYLKAELLLISITGLESAIGLTLLGVRYALLVALLVAILDLLPVVGPGAIFIPWGLWMIFTGSVRFGIGLLILYGIIVIVRQILEPKVLGESIGLYPLTTLMALYFGISLLGFWGLILGPAAVIAYKAFVDKD; encoded by the coding sequence ATGGAAAGAGCGTTGCTTCTTTTATTAAGGACCGCTACGATCCTGCTCACCGTTGCGGGGGTCTACTTTTTTGTGCGCTACTTCTGGCCTTTAGTGTCGGGCATGATCGCAACGGGTATCAAGATTATTCTGCCTTTTGTAGTCGCCTATATTGTTGCCGCTGTTCTCAATCCGGTAGTTGTTTATCTGGAAAGACGCCTGCGGTTACCGAGGACACCGGGAACGCTGCTGACGCTGGCAGTTTTCCTTATTATTCTGGGAGGAGCCATTTATCTTCTTTTTTCCAATCTGATCCAAGAGCTCCTCGACCTCTCCCAAAACCTGGGCACTCTCTCTCAAGACCTGAGCAGTTGGAGGTTCAATCTCCTCTTGCAGCAGCTTCAGTTGCTGCTTGCCAGGCTGAATCTTCCAGCCGATTTTATCCGGGAAACGGGGGAAGATCTCCTGGAGATCTTAAAAAACTTTGTGACCGTTTTTTCCAGGCAGATTTTTTATCTGGTCACAGCCCTGCCTCAATACTTTATTTTGCTGGTAGTGACCGTTATCGCCAGTTTCTTTTTCACCAGGGACTACGAGGTGATCAAAACGAATTTTTTTAAATTTGTTCCTGATCACTGGCAGGGAGGAATCAGGCGGGTCGGGAAAGGTTTACATAAAGCATTGTTTGGTTACTTAAAGGCGGAACTTTTGCTTATTAGCATCACCGGGCTGGAGAGTGCAATCGGCCTTACACTGCTGGGAGTGAGGTATGCCCTCCTGGTTGCCCTGCTGGTAGCCATCCTGGATCTGTTGCCGGTCGTAGGCCCTGGTGCCATCTTTATTCCGTGGGGACTCTGGATGATCTTTACAGGCAGTGTACGGTTTGGGATTGGTCTGTTGATCCTTTATGGTATAATTGTCATCGTCAGGCAGATTCTCGAACCGAAGGTGCTCGGTGAGAGCATCGGCCTCTACCCGCTGACGACGTTGATGGCTCTCTATTTTGGAATCTCCCTGCTCGGCTTCTGGGGGCTGATCCTGGGACCAGCCGCGGTTATAGCCTATAAAGCCTTCGTGGATAAGGATTAG